One region of Primulina tabacum isolate GXHZ01 chromosome 1, ASM2559414v2, whole genome shotgun sequence genomic DNA includes:
- the LOC142517972 gene encoding cyclin-dependent kinase inhibitor 3-like isoform X4 produces MAEYYLQKRSEESTGAAEEEDMLLNFIKKRKLCSECELLENSVSSAASVACGCCADDDDDSSGGVTESVVVSPDLECESSDGEVSMAINCSRIDHESTPTSETRGDSEHSSLESTPHAACPQRISASSRTEIEEFFAAAEKYEQKRFAEKYNYDIAKDVPLEGKYEWVPLW; encoded by the exons ATGGCGGAATACTACCTGCAGAAGAGAAGCGAGGAGAGCACCGGAGCGGCGGAGGAGGAAGATATGCTGCTGAATTTCATCAAGAAGAGGAAGCTGTGCTCCGAGTGTGAATTGCTGGAGAATTCCGTATCTTCTGCGGCGTCTGTAGCCTGCGGCTGCTGCGCGGATGACGATGATGATTCGAGCGGTGGAGTGACGGAGAGCGTCGTCGTGTCGCCTGATCTAGAG TGCGAAAGTTCGGATGGAGAAGTTTCCATGGCGATCAATTGCAG TAGAATTGATCATGAGTCGACTCCAACGAGCGAGACTCGTGGAGATTCCGAGCATTCGTCGCTGGAATCAACGCCGCATGCAGCGTGTCCTCAACGTATCAGCGCCTCCTCGAGGACGGAGATAGAAGAGTTCTTCGCGGCGGCGGAGAAGTACGAGCAGAAACGGTTCGCCGAAAA GTATAACTATGATATAGCGAAGGACGTCCCATTGGAAGGCAAGTACGAGTGGGTTCCTTTATGGTAG
- the LOC142517972 gene encoding cyclin-dependent kinase inhibitor 3-like isoform X1 — MAEYYLQKRSEESTGAAEEEDMLLNFIKKRKLCSECELLENSVSSAASVACGCCADDDDDSSGGVTESVVVSPDLEDIVDLQCESSDGEVSMAINCSRIDHESTPTSETRGDSEHSSLESTPHAACPQRISASSRTEIEEFFAAAEKYEQKRFAEKYNYDIAKDVPLEGKYEWVPLW; from the exons ATGGCGGAATACTACCTGCAGAAGAGAAGCGAGGAGAGCACCGGAGCGGCGGAGGAGGAAGATATGCTGCTGAATTTCATCAAGAAGAGGAAGCTGTGCTCCGAGTGTGAATTGCTGGAGAATTCCGTATCTTCTGCGGCGTCTGTAGCCTGCGGCTGCTGCGCGGATGACGATGATGATTCGAGCGGTGGAGTGACGGAGAGCGTCGTCGTGTCGCCTGATCTAGAG GATATCGTTGATTTGCAGTGCGAAAGTTCGGATGGAGAAGTTTCCATGGCGATCAATTGCAG TAGAATTGATCATGAGTCGACTCCAACGAGCGAGACTCGTGGAGATTCCGAGCATTCGTCGCTGGAATCAACGCCGCATGCAGCGTGTCCTCAACGTATCAGCGCCTCCTCGAGGACGGAGATAGAAGAGTTCTTCGCGGCGGCGGAGAAGTACGAGCAGAAACGGTTCGCCGAAAA GTATAACTATGATATAGCGAAGGACGTCCCATTGGAAGGCAAGTACGAGTGGGTTCCTTTATGGTAG
- the LOC142517972 gene encoding cyclin-dependent kinase inhibitor 4-like isoform X3: MAEYYLQKRSEESTGAAEEEDMLLNFIKKRKLCSECELLENSVSSAASVACGCCADDDDDSSGGVTESVVVSPDLEVRNLEFREVSMAINCSRIDHESTPTSETRGDSEHSSLESTPHAACPQRISASSRTEIEEFFAAAEKYEQKRFAEKYNYDIAKDVPLEGKYEWVPLW; the protein is encoded by the exons ATGGCGGAATACTACCTGCAGAAGAGAAGCGAGGAGAGCACCGGAGCGGCGGAGGAGGAAGATATGCTGCTGAATTTCATCAAGAAGAGGAAGCTGTGCTCCGAGTGTGAATTGCTGGAGAATTCCGTATCTTCTGCGGCGTCTGTAGCCTGCGGCTGCTGCGCGGATGACGATGATGATTCGAGCGGTGGAGTGACGGAGAGCGTCGTCGTGTCGCCTGATCTAGAGGTGAGAAACCTGGAATTCCGAG AAGTTTCCATGGCGATCAATTGCAG TAGAATTGATCATGAGTCGACTCCAACGAGCGAGACTCGTGGAGATTCCGAGCATTCGTCGCTGGAATCAACGCCGCATGCAGCGTGTCCTCAACGTATCAGCGCCTCCTCGAGGACGGAGATAGAAGAGTTCTTCGCGGCGGCGGAGAAGTACGAGCAGAAACGGTTCGCCGAAAA GTATAACTATGATATAGCGAAGGACGTCCCATTGGAAGGCAAGTACGAGTGGGTTCCTTTATGGTAG
- the LOC142517972 gene encoding cyclin-dependent kinase inhibitor 4-like isoform X6, which translates to MAEYYLQKRSEESTGAAEEEDMLLNFIKKRKLCSECELLENSVSSAASVACGCCADDDDDSSGGVTESVVVSPDLECESSDGEVSMAINCRIDHESTPTSETRGDSEHSSLESTPHAACPQRISASSRTEIEEFFAAAEKYEQKRFAEKYNYDIAKDVPLEGKYEWVPLW; encoded by the exons ATGGCGGAATACTACCTGCAGAAGAGAAGCGAGGAGAGCACCGGAGCGGCGGAGGAGGAAGATATGCTGCTGAATTTCATCAAGAAGAGGAAGCTGTGCTCCGAGTGTGAATTGCTGGAGAATTCCGTATCTTCTGCGGCGTCTGTAGCCTGCGGCTGCTGCGCGGATGACGATGATGATTCGAGCGGTGGAGTGACGGAGAGCGTCGTCGTGTCGCCTGATCTAGAG TGCGAAAGTTCGGATGGAGAAGTTTCCATGGCGATCAATTGCAG AATTGATCATGAGTCGACTCCAACGAGCGAGACTCGTGGAGATTCCGAGCATTCGTCGCTGGAATCAACGCCGCATGCAGCGTGTCCTCAACGTATCAGCGCCTCCTCGAGGACGGAGATAGAAGAGTTCTTCGCGGCGGCGGAGAAGTACGAGCAGAAACGGTTCGCCGAAAA GTATAACTATGATATAGCGAAGGACGTCCCATTGGAAGGCAAGTACGAGTGGGTTCCTTTATGGTAG
- the LOC142517972 gene encoding cyclin-dependent kinase inhibitor 6-like isoform X5, translating to MAEYYLQKRSEESTGAAEEEDMLLNFIKKRKLCSECELLENSVSSAASVACGCCADDDDDSSGGVTESVVVSPDLEVRNLEFREVSMAINCRIDHESTPTSETRGDSEHSSLESTPHAACPQRISASSRTEIEEFFAAAEKYEQKRFAEKYNYDIAKDVPLEGKYEWVPLW from the exons ATGGCGGAATACTACCTGCAGAAGAGAAGCGAGGAGAGCACCGGAGCGGCGGAGGAGGAAGATATGCTGCTGAATTTCATCAAGAAGAGGAAGCTGTGCTCCGAGTGTGAATTGCTGGAGAATTCCGTATCTTCTGCGGCGTCTGTAGCCTGCGGCTGCTGCGCGGATGACGATGATGATTCGAGCGGTGGAGTGACGGAGAGCGTCGTCGTGTCGCCTGATCTAGAGGTGAGAAACCTGGAATTCCGAG AAGTTTCCATGGCGATCAATTGCAG AATTGATCATGAGTCGACTCCAACGAGCGAGACTCGTGGAGATTCCGAGCATTCGTCGCTGGAATCAACGCCGCATGCAGCGTGTCCTCAACGTATCAGCGCCTCCTCGAGGACGGAGATAGAAGAGTTCTTCGCGGCGGCGGAGAAGTACGAGCAGAAACGGTTCGCCGAAAA GTATAACTATGATATAGCGAAGGACGTCCCATTGGAAGGCAAGTACGAGTGGGTTCCTTTATGGTAG
- the LOC142517972 gene encoding cyclin-dependent kinase inhibitor 6-like isoform X2 yields MAEYYLQKRSEESTGAAEEEDMLLNFIKKRKLCSECELLENSVSSAASVACGCCADDDDDSSGGVTESVVVSPDLEDIVDLQCESSDGEVSMAINCRIDHESTPTSETRGDSEHSSLESTPHAACPQRISASSRTEIEEFFAAAEKYEQKRFAEKYNYDIAKDVPLEGKYEWVPLW; encoded by the exons ATGGCGGAATACTACCTGCAGAAGAGAAGCGAGGAGAGCACCGGAGCGGCGGAGGAGGAAGATATGCTGCTGAATTTCATCAAGAAGAGGAAGCTGTGCTCCGAGTGTGAATTGCTGGAGAATTCCGTATCTTCTGCGGCGTCTGTAGCCTGCGGCTGCTGCGCGGATGACGATGATGATTCGAGCGGTGGAGTGACGGAGAGCGTCGTCGTGTCGCCTGATCTAGAG GATATCGTTGATTTGCAGTGCGAAAGTTCGGATGGAGAAGTTTCCATGGCGATCAATTGCAG AATTGATCATGAGTCGACTCCAACGAGCGAGACTCGTGGAGATTCCGAGCATTCGTCGCTGGAATCAACGCCGCATGCAGCGTGTCCTCAACGTATCAGCGCCTCCTCGAGGACGGAGATAGAAGAGTTCTTCGCGGCGGCGGAGAAGTACGAGCAGAAACGGTTCGCCGAAAA GTATAACTATGATATAGCGAAGGACGTCCCATTGGAAGGCAAGTACGAGTGGGTTCCTTTATGGTAG